The sequence below is a genomic window from Brachyhypopomus gauderio isolate BG-103 chromosome 5, BGAUD_0.2, whole genome shotgun sequence.
AAGGACAGCCCGCTGTACGACCTGTCGGCTATGGAGCTGCAGTGCAGCGACCTGGAGGTGATCGTCATCCTGGAAGGCGTGGTGGAGACCACGGGCATCACCACGCAGGCGCGCACCTCCTACGTCAGCGAGGAGATCCAGTGGGGCCACCGTTTCGTGCCCATCGTCACCGAGGAGGACGGCGTCTATTCCGTCGACTACTCCAAGTTCGGCAACACGGTCAAGGTGGCGACGCCGCGGTGCAGCGCGCGCGAGCTGGACGAGAAGCCGTCCATCCTCATCCAGACGCTGCAGAAGAGCGAGCTGTCGCACCAGAACTCGCTGCGCAAGCGCAACTCGGTGCGCCGTGCCAACTCGCTGCGTAAGGGCGGCTCCATGCGTCGCAACAACTCGGCCCTGGCCGTGCCCAAGGTGCAGTTCCTGGCGCCCGAGGGTGGCCCCAACGTGGCCGTCACATGACACGCGGCGTGGATGCCCTGGGCTGTCCTGCTGGTCCTGGGGCgtttaggtacacctgtctgtcctcttcctcttttgGGCCTGACCCTGCTTCTCTATCTGTCTTGCTCACATACTTCCTCCCTTCACACCCATTTAAAGAAAAAGATAAATACAAAGATATACTGGAGCACTAATATTGAATAAGATTTTTTTCCTGAACTTATATTACTGCCCAAGAGCAGTTGCCCATTTTTACTTTGAGAAATCCAGTCAGTGTATGAACTTAATAAAGTTTCCTTTGTTCactgtattttgttttatgtttctgTGTTTTACACTTTGTTAACAGTGGGCCATTCAGAGCCACCCTGGCCCTCTACACCTTCAGAAAATGttgtaaaaataatattttaaaaggCACCAGTTTTACATAATGTATACATAATACACAATCTAAATACAAATCTTTTGTCTCCAACTCTCTGTGTGAGATTTTTTCTGCTTCTGCAGTTGCTGGAAAATAATCATATAATTGTAATGAGTGTGTTATGAGTGACAATTTAAAAATGCCAGATGTGATGTGACGAATCACAAGCTACCGGAAAAAAAAACTAGGCAGCTATCTAGCTTGTTGATTTGTGATGGAAGTTAGCAAGGATATTGTTGAGACTATTATCTATGCCGTTTTCAAGAGTTTGATGAAGTTATTATCCATAATTTTTCCCCCTTAATTTTTTTGGCGGTCATGAAGACACAATTGGGCCCTAAACCCACCCTAGTGGGAAGAGGTCAGTCCAACACAATATACAATCTAGCAATTAACGAAAAATACTTCATAAAACTGTTCTGCTTTTCATGACAACATACATCTTCCCACCACTAGAGACAGTATTGCATCAATCTGGTGCTCTTGGATGCAGGTACACATGAGAATTTACTGAACTCGCGAAAAAAACTGATATTTTCAGTATGGATGTGTAAACATTGCTTTATAGTGGCCACACTCTAGTCATAAATCCAGTCCAGTCCAGTTCATCAGGCCAAGGTCTGGAAGTCCAACTATTTAACATCTGCATGCCTTGATTTGCCTATCAAATGAAATTAATTCAGTCGTATTAAAAGTACTTTTTGTACTATATTTATTGTCGTCGTACCCCTTCTCCGTCTCGACTGTCCTTTCCTCTGTCCCGCCTTCCTAACGGATTCTCCCTTTTCTCCGCATTGTTCTCCCttctctgtcctgtcctgtctcgCCGCCTGCATTTCTCATTTTTCTCTGCCCGTTTCTTCTCTCCTTCTTCGTCTCAGCGATCAATGTTCCCTGTCCCGCCTTCTTGACCGCCTgtatatttctttcttttcgccGTTTCTCTCTACTTCTCAGTCTCACCCATCAGTTTCTCTAtacttttatttttgtctttcgCTACGTCTTCCTCAAACTCCCATCCGGTCTCACGCTGTATGCCGGTTGGAACCGGCTTGCTAGTATCACGTGGTACAGCCAAATTCGTCATGCCATTGGTCCGTAGGTTTCTTTGGCCAGCGTGGCCACTACCGTATTTTTACATCAGCATCATTATCAGTTGGCCTATTGAAAGTTATAGATACTGTGggtcagtggcgtgcacagacattttgggggcaAGTGCTCAGGGGGGAAAAGGGcgctttttagcgcacgtggaacacttcattataaaaacaaTTACACAAACAtgttatttgtaacattctctaaacgtgagttttcaatggaaaaacatcacaccaccaactgataaatccatatccaatattaactatatacagtcattgttaagtccttcagttaacttctgtttaccctccactgtctgcaggccttgttgcatatattttgcaattagtaaatcaatataggcctacaattaagacagtaaaaagatttcacgttgggcttagagggcaaacggtactattttacttgatgtgtgtgttacctggctggtgggcacgggagaagaagcctatctgtgaccgtgcatgctgtgctgaagacgcttccttccactcgctgaactgagctgctgctgcagcgcatctggtgtgacaaaggaagagagaggtcgagtgtgtgcgaggtgggggctcatttcagggcattgtttttaatcgctcaggttttcaaaagatcatttcaaaccgacctcagtaaaatgttaataataattttttttttaaaccgaagtttcaaaagggcactttcgttgataaagggcagagttggtggtgctttagcaccatctgatgtctatgtctgcacgcctATGCTGTGGgtattacattttattaattATAATATAACGTAACACATAATATTCACAGTACCGATGTAAAGTGTAATTCAAATTTGTGGAGAGAAATATTTATAACTTTTTTAGCCCTCTTGACTCAAATTTGATGAGTGCTATTAACATCAACTCTTATCAGAGGTGCAATGACTACACTTCTTCAATAAATGTTTTAACCAGTGTATCTAGCTGTCATTTTGCACTGATCTGACATTAGGCTGGTACAATGTGAGTAGTTAAGGTACTTTTGCCATATTTGTGTAACTTAGCTTGCTCTATTTTTATGGGTGGTAGATTTGAGTAACTGACAGCTTAGCTCATTTACAAGTAGCTTGTCCAACACTGCTGCACATCATACAGGACTACGATGCAAAACCACCACACAACAAAACACTGCAGCAAAACAGTCCTCGGTCCTCCCGGTCCACCCGTCTGGCGTGCATCTCCCTGCCGATGCTGCTCACTATCTGCTACATCACCAAGCACAACCCGCAGAGACACAGTGACTGTGATTTGGTTGTTGTCCTGGAGACCACGGGCATCACGATGCACCTTTACCTGAACGATGGGGCCATCGTAACCATTGCCACAGCTGAGAAGGATGGGTTTTAAGATTAGCTTTGAGCACTAGCTTTTGAGCCACAGGTGAACAAGCAAGCAAACTTAAAAGGGAGACTGTTCCGCGGCTTGCGGCCAGCAATACCAAATGCCTGCATCGCCAAGCTTTGAAGAAGTAACGCTGAGCAAAAGTGAGTCAGAGGAATGAAGACTGTGTGCTGGACAGTATGACTACCAGACTACCAAAATAAGAGAGGGCAAGGTCATGCAAATATTTAAAATCCAGCACAAGCAATTTATATTGTACATGAGTTCTCATACTTTCTGTTTCAAAGATGGACTGATGTGCTCCAAGGACCTAGTATGGCTTAAAACGCTTCCAGATGCATTCTGCAAATACTGCAAAATCTAATCAGGGAGTCCAAAGTCATTTCTAGGTGTTGCAAATGCAAGAATGATAGTCTCAGCAgcaggaaaaaagaaaagagtGAATCCTAGCAATGTTCTTTGAAtgaaaaaataagacccatccTCAGAGACGTCTTGGTCAGGGTTCCCTTTTCTCTCTGGGTTATGCCTAATTTGTAATGAATTTAACTGtcgcaaaacaaacaaacaaaccttaATTTGTCTTTCAAACCTTAGGATGTCTTTCTTGAGATCCTAGCAAAAGGTAAAAACttttgtatgtatatgtatgtaaatatgtaaatgtataaAGAAACCAGATGGAGTGTTAACCTATCACTTTGTGGCCACAGCCAATATGAACCAAGCCTTATGAAGCTCTACACTGCGTTCTTGAGTTGACAATATTTCTTAAATTAAATGgaaataaaaacatatatataaagagggagagagagagagagagagaagagagagagagagagagagagagagagagagagagagagagagagagagagagagagatatttggAGTTGTATGGTGTTTCTAAACATCGATCTATTTCTAAAACATCTGTTTTTTAAAACATGACATTATGTTTTATAATGTCAGATTACAGTTACATGTTTACAATTGTAACATGGACTACCTAATCAGTATGAGTTTAATACAATTCCCTTTGCTTaccttaatttattttattaaatttttGCTTCATTTGTTTCTATAGCTTTATGCATAAATACAATACGTACATTCAACATAAGAAATACTTTTAGCGCATAAATGAACTGTAATCCGTACAGCAAGATTACAATGAAAACAGATTTCCACCCCACCACTAGAGGCAGTATTGCATAAAACTGTTGCTCTTGAAACACGCAAGCGCATATTAGAAAATAAATAACTTTAGAAGCTATGCAAAAACAGTGGAGAGAATTTATGTATTTGAAAAAGTTAAAAATTGAAATATTTTATGCTTCTGGTAAGAGGCCActagtatgtagtatgtattATGTACAGCCAATCATCTCGGAGCAATGCAGTTTAACATGCCATCGTCCAAGAGATTAATGAACGTTCGTGAACGTCATCATTAACTGAATTCTGGTAAATCCAGCAATTACATTCATAATATTTCGAAAATTCATTTGTTAACTCCATGTGGGTCCATGTGGGCTTAGGTGTAGCCTGGAGCGATTTGTAAATGATTACAGTAAACACTGCTACCTGGTGGTCAATCTCTGGTAATAAacattgttaaatgttttaGTTTAACTGGACAATTCAATAATAATGTGCGATGGGTCCCGCTTATCTTTCaaaaatgtagtttttgctgtTTATTGCAAAAGCTTTACTGGTTGTATTTCttaaataaaacctctattGTCAAACGTTGATGACGTTCCCGCTTCCCATCATGCAATGCGATATACTTTTGTACAATTCTACGGATCCTTTTTCATTTAAGTCTTCTttctaaaaatataaaataaagtatGTAACTGGAAATGTGTATTTCTTTGATATTATACGTCGGGTGAATTATACGTCTGTTAACTGTGTCACCGTTTTAGTGATTTTGGTAGTCTACATTCAGCTACTACCTCCTCAGAAGCGTTCTCCAGCTTTGCGCAGTGGCagtatcgtagcctatgaggtttatccgaggcgcgATTATTGCtagttgaaaactttacccaataccccgccgtgacgacttgaaatatagtcggCGCTGGCAATTTTTGACGGTCTCTCCGGAGGCTGATTTACTGGTCAATGAAAGAAACATAAGTTGTTATCTTGTAGCAATGTAATTAAGAACATCGGAATTAGTCCTTGTCGTTAAGAAGGATGTTAGGAAATCAAACCAGTTTCTGGTTGTTGGAAATGTAATTTCTGTATTTTTGTTATATGTGATAAAAACTAATACGGCTTACGTTTTCAAATGTTACCAATATCAAGACTTGGggttaatgaatgaaatgtatGTAGTCAAAATGTAGACTTTCTAAATAAACAGTAGTTCTACGTATTAGTCGAACTAATTATTACGTGTATTACGTGTATGTGAAGACTATCGTTATTCAGCATTATTGTACGTTAAAAGTTAATTTTGTgttgaaatgatcaaaatgcaCAAATTGAAATGCGCGTTAGGGGAGGTGCAGTGTGTAAGTTAAATACGGTAAATGGGCTCGTGTGTCGTTGCAGTGTTCGCACTCTTTTCTTCCGCGATGTGGAGATATTTGTACACTGAATTCGTCCGGATTGCATTATTGCTTTACTGAGGCGTGTACTCCACCGCAGACTTGGTTTTAAGTTATTACCTGATCCGATTACTGAAGTATTTGctatttcttttaatatttccTGCGATTTATTTTATCTACGTAGTCTTTGGAATGGCTACATCAAGACGCGCTATAGATGGTGCGATGGACGGCAGCAATAATTACCCAAAGAAACGAAGCAAACTAGATGCCAATGGCAAGAGACACGTAGCCGCGGTTATTCTAGCTCGTGGCGGCAGTAAAGGAATTCCTCTGAAGAACATCAAAATCCTCGCGGGTGTTCCACTGATCGGCTGGGTTATACGGCCAGCTCTAGACTCTAAAGTGTTCGACAGGTGATTGATTCAACAATCCAATTAGCTAAATGCATGATGTCGGGCAGCATGACCGTACGGGTGACCAACCCATTTACCACCGCAGCTACGTGGCTCTTGTTCGTGTCTTGACGTTTACTGGTACATATCTGCAGCATATGGGTATCCACTGACCACGACGAAATCGAGAGGGTGGCAAATGAATGGGGTGCTCAGGTCCACAGGAGGAGTGCCGAAGTGTCCAAAGACACAACAAGCTCCCTGGAAACGATTCAAGAGTTTTGCCGAGCTCACACAGGCAAGTAAAATCGTTAAAACGCACacacaatataaataaaatatatttattataaataaatgatTTTTATTTGATATATATTTCCCCTTTAACACGTCGCACCACTCCCTTAGAGGTGGACATCATCTGTAATATCCAGGCCACGTCTCCATGCCTACACCCCCGTCACCTGAAACAGGCCGTGGAGATGATGACCAAACATGGATATGACTCGGTGTTCTCTGTAGTCCGCCGACACCACTTCCGTTGGCAAGAGGTCAAAGGTTTGTGAAAGATACACAAATGAGCATGTAGATGGACAAATGGAAGCCACAATGAAGTACTGTGAAtaaacttttttgtttgttcaggTTTATTTGGCATTTTGGATTGAAGTGTAATTGAGTCAATTTAGGATGCAGCTAAATCATTTACTTTCTTTGGCAAGGTCTCTAATGCACATCACTGAATTATTTctgaaatgtgtgtgcatgtatgagttTTAAATGGAAAATCAATGGAGTTTTGTGTTCTTCAACTGAAAGACCTCTTGGTTTAAGATTGTCCGACTGTTCCAAGATCTTTTGCTCCATAGCTTATTTGAAGGGTTTCCTGTGTCTTCTTTTCACTCAAGTGCTCTCTGAAACTGCACCTCTGAACTTGAATCCAGCCAAGAGGCCCCGTCGCCAGGACTGGGATGGAGAGCTCTGTGAAAATGGGTCCTTTTACTTCACCACCAAAGAACTTGTACACAAAGGAATCCTGCAAGTGAGCGATGATCCAGTGTTGCATATGCAGGCAGTGAATGAATCTCCAAGTTTTTTTCTTTTCGATATCAGAGGAATTAGACAACACACCTCAGAGTGATGACATAGGGACATTGACAAGATTCAAACCAATCACACGAAAGCAAACATTTAATTTAATCAAGAATTTTAAGCATAACATTAGGCATTATTTACCCACAACCTTGTGGCAGTTCGAAGCTTGTATTCACAGCCAGTGACCTGAGCCTTGAACATATACCGAGACTAATTTACCCAACGGTTAATGGTTTATTACGTAAGCTTTCATGCAGTGTAATCTTTTGTGATGTCCTCCTTTGTAGGGGGGGAAGATGGCCTATTTAGAGATGGACCCAGAGTACAGTGTTGATATCGATATTGACATCGACTGGCCTGTTGCAGAGCAGAGGGTGCTCAGGTAAACCAGCAGAACGGCACAGAACCTCCTCCACAGCTTACCTCCTTCTTTATATTTGCCATTTGCCCTCTTTTTGTTTGGCAGATGTGGCCACAACCCTTAAgataaacatgtgtgtgtgtgtgtgtgtgtgtgtgtgtgtgtgtgtgtctgtgtgtgtgtgtgtttgtgtgtgtgcgcctccATGCAGGTTTGGTTACTTTGGTAACGATGACCCGAAGTCTGTGCGTCTGCTCCTGTGTAATGTGTCAGGCTGTCTTACAGATGGGCAGGTCTCTCTGAGTACAGCCGGAGAGGAGATTGTGTCCCTTAACAGCAGTGATTTGGCTGCTATCAAACTTCTGCAGAGAGAAAACATTGAGGTAGGTTTGAATAAAAGTACTTCTGCTAAGCTGATCTGTGATTATGTTAACCAAAATCCTTTTTGTGTGTAGAGAAGTGCCCCAAAAAgtttatttttaaacaaaatgGTCTTGTAGAAGGCATTGGTAAAAATGCTTTGTGGTTCTGTTCTGCTATAGGCCTACATTGAAATGAACAAATAACCAATATTGGCTGTATCGTGGTATGAATGACCGGGTTTCCGTGTTGGACCTACTGCGATGCAGCCACCTCCCCCTTTTGGTGCAATCCACACCTCTTGTTCACACTAATTTAACCCTTCACATCCCTTACTCTTACGTGTTTGTTGTTCAttacccacaatgcattgcATTCCTTCTTTAACTTTTTTATACTATTTGAACTGTTTAATGTTTACAGAAAGCATTGATCACTAAGTACATGCAAGcgtttttttatttaatatgAAGCATTTTAATTACAGCCTGCGAGTTCTAGTAGTTCCAGTGTTTACGTTACGACAAAGCACCGTCGACGTGTATAGGGACGCTGTTAACCAGCTGTTGGAGTGCTGAAGAGGTCGGGTCAGCTTTGCGCAGTGGCagtatcgtagcctatgaggtttatccgaggcgcgATTATTGCtagttgaaaactttacccaataccccgccgtgacgacttgaaatatagtcggCGCTGGCAATTTTTGACGGTCTCTCCGGAGACTGATTTACTGGTGAAAGAAAATAAGTAGAGACAAATATGTGTAGGTATGTGATAAAAAACATCGAGTCTGTTTCTGCTTATAGAAAATGTGATTTCTGTATTTTTAGTTATACGTGATAAAAGTTTATACATGTTTTTaatacccaataccccgccatGACGACTTAACATATAGTCGAAGCTGGCAATTTTTGGTGCTCTCTATACTAATTCTTGTTAAAATTTTGATTTCCGTAAGCAGtatttgtattatattttaCAGACTTTCCGTATTTATTTTGATCTGTAGCTAACTAAAGTTCTAGATCGGACCATTTATAATTAAGTTATTCTAAAAGCAGTTCAGAAGGATCCGTTTACATAAATATACTTCAGCCAGCTTCAGCAAAAGTATTATAGTCTTTAATCATTTGAATGTTTACACAATTTAAAAAAGACATTTGCTGTTACTGGTGTATCGAAATGCGGAATCAAACTGAATCGATTCATTTGAATCACGGTGTTCCGAAACACTGTTTCGAAGTCCGTATCAAAACGGGAAAGTCACGTGACTGTTCCAAAAACGGGTTTCGTTCAGAATACGGTCTCTGGTTTCGTTACGTCACGCTGTTTCGATAAGTTTAGAATCTTTTTGCGCGTTTTAGTCCGCACTTAAGttcaagcagctggtctgagatcagaatgtttactgattacttgtaatcagttgtgattacaactgattacttgtaatgtttaattAATAAAGTATTACACAAGCGTTTCCCTACCTTGCAATGTAAAATGAATAATGTCAGCTATATAAATCCACTGACTAAcagtgtatcataatgaaaaatacatcttaatcattaaaacaaccctgttTTCATGACAATTTTATTTAGGGACACAATATGGTATGGGGGAATATTTCATGTCCTATTTAATTAAAAACACATTACTTCTGTTTCTGTTAAGTAAAAGTTGTGGAATTAGGCCCTAGTTGTCCACTAGAAGTCACTGTGCCTTGTGTTGATTCGAATGTTTCACAAGACCGAATCATTTTAAGAAtcaattggttcatttgattcGATCTCCCAAAAGCCCCACTTTTGCCATCACTACATAAAAGTCTTTGCTATTTTACATTGGGTAACACCATTCTGGTATTGCTGTACTATCCTTCTGCGCAACAATGGTGGACTTGGTGATCCTCTTACTATCTtggcttcagagagacactgacactcTGAGAAGCTCTTTTTATACCCAATCATGTCAATTGACCTCATTAATGTTAATTGGTCTTCCAGCTGTTTGTTATATGCTCAATTTCCTTTTTTCAGCCACTTATTGCtacttgtcccaactttttggGGATTTGTTGAGACTGTGAAGTTTTGAATCAAcatatttttcttttaaaatgttacatttacttTTGATTTGTCATCTATGTTCTACTACGaataaaatattgacatttgccatctccacatcattgcattaattttttttcacaatttgtttagtgtcccaacttttttggaatgCGGTTTGTCATACACTTTATACATTCAAAGAGTACCTGACATCTACCTATACATCATCTTATAGCattgcttatttatttataaaaaaaagttttaaagttATTCATGGCACAGAGCTTCATAAGCCTTCAATTTTTTCAAATGACTGATTCAAACAATTTCTGACATTTCAGACATTGCTATATTTTGCATGTTTGCTTTTTCCGTTCTGTCCCATCAGGTGATCCTTTTGACTTCCAGTGAGAACCCTATACCGGTGACCCTTGCTGACGAGCTACACAAGAAAATGAACTGTGAGGTGAAGTTCTTGAAAGAAGGGAAGCAGGTGGAGGTTGAAAGACTGATGTTGGAGAAGAAGCTAGAGTGGAAGGAGGTGGCCTACATAGGTAAGTATTTCCATACATTTATAAGGAGCATTTCTTACCTTTTACATTAATAATGGTTATTTGGTGGTTTGTATACGTCATGTAAttaggttaagaagtacttagcgctacgaacatttcgggaaacccaccccagatctgTCAGCGTTGCTCTGACGCTCTTGCTGTCTGCAGGTAACGACAAACTAGATGTGGGTTGCTTGAAGCAGGCTGGACTGAGTGCAGTGCCCCTTGATGCCCCTATGATGGTGCTCCACGCAGCAAAGTACCACTGCCAGAGTGTGGCGGGTCGCGGTGCGGTCCGTGAGTTCTGCGAGTACATCCTGCAGTGGAAGAAGGTGCCTGGGCCTCAGACTGCGCAGGCCTCCCACTCTTagagatgagcttctgaacagcGCGAGAGCGTCCAATGACTTGTCAGGTTCAAATGCGGCTTGGGAGTCAGTGTTTGGAtctttttaatttcttttaattgtGCTTATAATGTTGACCGGGAGTTgaagtgaaatgaaatgaatgatGCTGATTGCTGCTGAGCAAGGAATACTGCAGGTGTGCAGTCGATGACGGCTAATGGTGTCCCTTAGAGCTCTGAGGTGAGAATGACACTAAACCTTAATAGCCAGCAAGAGATTCATGTCAGCTGTCTGAGTGTAGGATTCAAATGAAGAATGACAGATAACTGCTGCATTTGTgatttttatgtttgttttagaGTGATCAGTATGTTTAATGTTTTACTGTAAAGCCAAAGATGAAGTTTCTCACTTACAGAAATTAATTAAATTGAATAAAGATCAGGTAATGTTCTAATGACCCAGTGTTCACTTCAGGTTTGTCAtgtttgttttaaaaatctatagCTTGTTTGAGAGTTATGTGAGAGTaaaaaggggtgtgtgtgatgggtaatGAACATGGGCAATTCGTAATCCGTTTGCATTAAAAACGGCCAATTCATCAAATACAGATTACATTCTGTTTGTTTGACTTGGACTGGGACTGGTGTGATGAGTCAAAACATCAAAACTGGTGTGATTTATTTACCTTTGGTAATGAACCCTAGCAGACACTAGAGGGCAGCCTTGGTCATGAAATTGCAGTATCACTACAACATTCAATTAGCAGTTTTTTGGTCCTGGTTGATAGGTCTTTAGTGAAACGCATTTCTGATTCAACAAAAGCTTCATCGAGCTATCACTCCTTATAAATATAGAGAACTGTATTTATATAgttataaaattatatttatcCTATAAAGGGCATTTACATATGTGTCTGAAACTTTGTAacgtttatatttatttttagtgTTATAATGTACGTTAGTTACTATGCATTCGTTTAATAAATGGGAGAATCAGCTGACTTTTGTTTAATTGATCTtcaaacatacatgaacacacatgaaCGTGTTGGATTGAATGGGGATTCAATATGCAAACTGAAACTGCAAACTACAAACTGCAAATTTCCTTGGCAATGGTGTTATACAATAAATAATAACTATAGGAACATACTACATGTCAGATTAATGggcatattatatatatatatatatatatatatatatatatatatatatatatgtataaagtacaaacatttgtgaaagaatgggtcactcttaggagctcagt
It includes:
- the cmasa gene encoding N-acylneuraminate cytidylyltransferase A, whose translation is MATSRRAIDGAMDGSNNYPKKRSKLDANGKRHVAAVILARGGSKGIPLKNIKILAGVPLIGWVIRPALDSKVFDSIWVSTDHDEIERVANEWGAQVHRRSAEVSKDTTSSLETIQEFCRAHTEVDIICNIQATSPCLHPRHLKQAVEMMTKHGYDSVFSVVRRHHFRWQEVKVLSETAPLNLNPAKRPRRQDWDGELCENGSFYFTTKELVHKGILQGGKMAYLEMDPEYSVDIDIDIDWPVAEQRVLRFGYFGNDDPKSVRLLLCNVSGCLTDGQVSLSTAGEEIVSLNSSDLAAIKLLQRENIEVILLTSSENPIPVTLADELHKKMNCEVKFLKEGKQVEVERLMLEKKLEWKEVAYIGNDKLDVGCLKQAGLSAVPLDAPMMVLHAAKYHCQSVAGRGAVREFCEYILQWKKVPGPQTAQASHS